In Lemur catta isolate mLemCat1 chromosome 1, mLemCat1.pri, whole genome shotgun sequence, one DNA window encodes the following:
- the PTF1A gene encoding pancreas transcription factor 1 subunit alpha: MDAVLLEHFPGGLDAFPSPYFDEEDFFTDQSSRDPLEDGDELLADEQAEVEFLSHQLHEYCYRDGACLLLQPAPSTAPLALAPPPSGGPGEPGDGGGGGGGGGGSYCCDAGAPPGGFPYSPGSPPSCLAYPCAGAAVLSPGARLRGLSGAAAAAAGRRRRVRSEAELQQLRQAANVRERRRMQSINDAFEGLRSHIPTLPYEKRLSKVDTLRLAIGYINFLSELVQADLPLRGGGAGGCGGLGGGGRLGGDSPGSQAQKVIICHRGTRSPSPSDPDYGLPPLAGHSLSWTDEKQLKEQNIIRTAKVWTPEDPRKLNSKSSFNNIENEPPFEFVS, translated from the exons ATGGACGCGGTGCTGTTGGAGCACTTCCCCGGGGGCCTGGATGCCTTCCCTTCTCCGTACTTCGACGAGGAGGACTTCTTCACCGACCAGTCCTCCCGGGACCCTCTGGAGGACGGCGATGAGCTGCTGGCGGACGAGCAGGCCGAGGTGGAGTTCCTGAGCCACCAGCTGCACGAGTATTGCTACCGCGACGGGGCGTGCCTGCTGCTGCAGCCCGCGCCCTCGACCGCCCCGCTCGCGCTCGCCCCGCCGCCCTCGGGGGGCCCCGGAGAGCCGGgggacggcggcggcggcggcggcggcggcggcggcagctaCTGCTGCGACGCGGGGGCGCCCCCCGGCGGCTTCCCCTACTCGCCCGGCTCGCCGCCCTCTTGCCTGGCCTACCCGTGCGCCGGGGCGGCCGTGCTGTCCCCCGGGGCGCGGCTGCGGGGCCTGAGCGgcgcggcggcggcagcggcggggcggcggcggcgggtgcGCTCCGAGGCCGAGCTGCAGCAGCTGCGGCAGGCGGCCAACGTGCGCGAGCGGCGGCGCATGCAGTCCATCAACGACGCCTTCGAGGGGCTGCGCTCGCACATCCCCACGCTGCCCTACGAGAAGCGCCTCTCCAAGGTGGACACGCTGCGCCTGGCCATCGGCTACATCAACTTCCTCAGCGAGCTCGTGCAGGCCGACCTGCCACTGCGCGGCGGCGGTGCGGGCGGCTGCGGGGGTCTGGGTGGCGGCGGGCGCCTGGGCGGGGACAGCCCGGGCAGCCAGGCCCAGAAGGTCATCATCTGCCATCGGGGCACGC GGTCACCCTCCCCCAGCGACCCGGATTATGGCCTCCCCCCGCTGGCAGGGCACTCTCTCTCATGGACTGatgaaaaacaactcaaagagCAAAATATTATCCGAACAGCCAAAGTGTGGACCCCAGAAGACCCCAGAAAACTCAACAGCAAATCTTCCTTCAACAATATAGAAAACGAACCGCCCTTTGAGTTTGTGTCCTGA